From the genome of Drosophila melanogaster chromosome 2L, one region includes:
- the CG13771 gene encoding uncharacterized protein, isoform B: MNLSQHFGRRVIAVRHPWHQLGAIRHSFMESGRELLDSGHRSGTMADVAKKIREHVGVEGGYHIIPKSRDGLLKFQPKQDELPNRSMLDSQTTAQVLLETDALLRQRFVYGRGLLRMGRIIEELDLLAGNVDLPSSHPSAQSAGGCAAAIHFYHHAGGPRPLLARQVYCGCRCVPLRSRFIYGQ, translated from the exons atgaatttgagCCAGCACTTTGGCAGAAGGGTGATCGCCGTGCGACACCCGTGGCACCAACTGGGTGCAATTCGTCACTCGTTCATGGAATCCGGGAGGGAGCTGCTGGATTCGGGGCACCGCTCGGGCACGATGGCAGATG TGGCGAAGAAAATCCGTGAGCACGTCGGCGTGGAAGGAGGCTACCACATCATTCCCAAGAGCCGGGATGGACTGCTCAAGTTTCAGCCGAAGCAAGACGAACTGCCCAATCGCTCCATGCTGGACTCACAAACGACTGCCCAGGTGCTCCTGGAAACAGATGCTCTGTTGAGGCAACGATTCGTTTACGGGCGAGGCTTGCTTCGCATGGGCAGGATAATTGAGGAACTTGACCTTCTTGCAGGTAA TGTGGATCTGCCATCTTCACATCCATCTGCCCAATCTGCCGGAGGGTGTGCCGCTGCCATACACTTTTATCACCATGCTggtggaccacgcccacttctTGCAAGACAAGTTTATTGCGGATGCAGATGTGTCCCTCTCCGGTCACGTTTCATATACGGACAATAA
- the CG31633 gene encoding uncharacterized protein produces MALIENLNDDCVLKIVDYLDLEDQLKLWKSSEPASRLRSLISYIWQRNREYTIDYYTFNDDYELLNEFLQCIRFTVTELTLQYLAMDHLERWKGHTFPNMRQLIYLGDETSEIEGDADIAILVDCFPQLEAIRLSGKTTGNHISRWRNIRRLDLQLCWYLSPQGFEDICQNLRLQTLSIQWQKIEQNAYVRSICMLHELEELELDIVYLNRDNISQLLSLPKLIKLRLHNFYQVDDLLCEIGSIRGQDVLTAAFSNNIWMRPTEVLAKLRNLRCLTLVDDEGCAAIDFSTITYCFPLLEQLHLENSRIWVNADGIWDVLLACPRLREFSMINHVLYDEFFAFSKSTMNRALNQRTKPLKMHFYKTGKDDLVSKHFKHPKLNVSFSATSSSYSQLPDECIELEFKRPES; encoded by the exons ATGGCACTCATTGAGAACCTCAATGATGACTGCGTGCT TAAAATTGTAGATTACCTCGATCTGGAGGATCAGCTGAAGCTGTGGAAGAGTTCCGAGCCCGCATCGCGACTGAGATCGCTGATATCCTACATCTGGCAGCGCAATCGGGAATATACCATTGACTATTATACATTCAATGACGACTATGAGCTACTGAACGAATTCCTGCAGTGCATTCGCTTCACGGTGACGGAACTTACACTCCAATACCTAGCCATGGATCACCTGGAGCGGTGGAAGGGTCACACCTTCCCCAACATGCGTCAATTGATCTACTTGGGCGATGAGACCAGTGAAATAGAAGGAGACGCCGACATCGCCATTCTGGTGGACTGCTTCCCGCAGCTGGAAGCCATCAGGCTGAGCGGGAAGACTACTGGTAACCACATCAGTCGTTGGCGGAACATTCGCCGACTGGACCTTCAGCTGTGCTGGTACCTGAGCCCGCAGGGCTTCGAGGATATCTGTCAAAACCTGCGACTACAGACACTCAGTATCCAGTGGCAAAAGATCGAACAGAATGCATACGTGCGATCCATCTGTATGCTGCATGAactggaggagctggagctggacaTAGTTTACCTAAACAGGGACAACATCAGCCAACTGTTGAGCCTGCCTAAACTGATAAAGCTGCGCCTGCACAACTTCTACCAGGTGGACGATCTACTGTGCGAAATTGGAAGCATAAGGGGTCAAGATGTGTTGACTGCCGCATTCAGTAATAATATCTGGATGAGGCCAACGGAGGTGCTGGCCAAACTGCGAAATCTCCGATGTTTAACTCTCGTCGATGATGAAGGATGTGCTGCCATTGACTTTTCCACGATCACCTATTGCTTTCCGCTCTTGGAGCAACTGCATCTGGAGAACTCGCGTATATGGGTCAACGCCGATGGTATATGGGACGTGCTTCTTGCCTGTCCCCGTCTCAGGGAATTCAGCATGATCAACCATGTTTTGTACGACGAGTTCTTTGCCTTCAGCAAGTCAACAATGAACCGCGCTCTAAATCAGCGAACGAAGCctttgaaaatgcatttttataaaaccGGCAAGGATGACTTG GTTTCGAAGCACTTTAAACATCCCAAACTTAATGTTTCCTTCAGTGCTACTAGTAGCAGCTATTCACAATTACCTGACGAATGTATTGAATTGGAATTTAAACGCCCCGAGTCGTGA
- the CG13771 gene encoding uncharacterized protein, isoform A, producing MNLSQHFGRRVIAVRHPWHQLGAIRHSFMESGRELLDSGHRSGTMADVAKKIREHVGVEGGYHIIPKSRDGLLKFQPKQDELPNRSMLDSQTTAQVLLETDALLRQRFVYGRGLLRMGRIIEELDLLAVWICHLHIHLPNLPEGVPLPYTFITMLVDHAHFLQDKFIADADVSLSGHVSYTDNNFMEVTAYVRQSGMLLAKGIFVVEARDAINNGPAPVNPLVPANELEESLHQEAQKRHQERAKALYRLESQQPTKEEQQLMYELFTRTKGDDGPSPSDMTTLPPNSRWMSTWRRRTLMHPFPENRNESNTIFGGFIIRKAIEISYMTASLYSNQRCMIRFIADVTFAHSIPVHSYIKLKAYVVFTHENYIQLLTVVNAIDGNSFTELKCNVLHLTYSCSKAVPEILPRSYHEALWYLTGRRYFNRFRESVSHDMDNGSAVETNGAKKDN from the exons atgaatttgagCCAGCACTTTGGCAGAAGGGTGATCGCCGTGCGACACCCGTGGCACCAACTGGGTGCAATTCGTCACTCGTTCATGGAATCCGGGAGGGAGCTGCTGGATTCGGGGCACCGCTCGGGCACGATGGCAGATG TGGCGAAGAAAATCCGTGAGCACGTCGGCGTGGAAGGAGGCTACCACATCATTCCCAAGAGCCGGGATGGACTGCTCAAGTTTCAGCCGAAGCAAGACGAACTGCCCAATCGCTCCATGCTGGACTCACAAACGACTGCCCAGGTGCTCCTGGAAACAGATGCTCTGTTGAGGCAACGATTCGTTTACGGGCGAGGCTTGCTTCGCATGGGCAGGATAATTGAGGAACTTGACCTTCTTGCAG TGTGGATCTGCCATCTTCACATCCATCTGCCCAATCTGCCGGAGGGTGTGCCGCTGCCATACACTTTTATCACCATGCTggtggaccacgcccacttctTGCAAGACAAGTTTATTGCGGATGCAGATGTGTCCCTCTCCGGTCACGTTTCATATACGGACAATAACTTCATGGAGGTCACGGCATATGTGCGACAAAGCGGAATGTTGCTGGCAAAGGGCATTTTTGTGGTAGAGGCTCGCGATGCCATCAATAATGGCCCTGCTCCTGTCAATCCTCTGGTGCCGGCCAATGAGCTGGAAGAAAGTTTACACCAGGAAGCGCAGAAGCGGCACCAGGAGCGTGCCAAAGCGTTGTATCGCCTGGAGTCGCAGCAGCCCACCAAGGAGGAACAGCAGCTCATGTACGAGCTATTTACCCGAACCAAGGGCGATGACGGACCTTCGCCGAGTGATATGACTACTCTACCACCGAATTCCCGCTGGATGTCCACGTGGCGCCGCAGAACCCTGATGCATCCGTTCCCGGAGAACCGAAACGAATCGAACACCATTTTCGGAGGGTTCATCATCCGCAAGGCTATCGAGATTAGCTACATGACAGCCTCCCTCTACTCCAACCAGCGTTGCATGATCCGCTTCATTGCGGACGTTACGTTCGCCCATTCCATTCCCGTCCATAGCTATATAAAACTGAAGGCGTACGTGGTTTTCACCCACGAAAACTACATTCAGCTGCTGACGGTGGTGAATGCAATCGATGGCAATAGCTTTACGGAGCTTAAGTGCAATGTGCTGCACCTGACCTACTCCTGCAGCAAAGCAGTTCCGGAGATCCTTCCCAGAAGCTATCACGAGGCGCTGTGGTACCTAACTGGTCGTCGCTACTTCAATCGATTCCGTGAATCAGTAAGTCACGACATGGACAATGGATCTGCCGTAGAAACCAATGGAGCGAAAAAAGACAATTAG
- the CG31636 gene encoding uncharacterized protein, isoform B yields MSSVRPLNAALQEICIRELNELPARMAQDIEALRDWVLKQPHLRACTDDQFLLAFLRGTKFSLERAKEKFDRFYTLQRSIPEVFNERRLATDPQVLDIVRMGVLLQIPMDADDPGPRVTIIRAGSYDTSKHKFQDIIRVGSMFGEIMMFEDDNATVSGYVEIMDMAGVTGSHLFALQPQLLSKFSTYADEAMPTRQKGIHFINVPAAFETGFNSLRSFFPAKIKSRISVSSDPAAIYELVRRKYLPQEYGGTGGNLQDISHTMEAKLSSYGPYFRESQNFGANDKLREFGDHKRGNHRSSFGAVGSFRKLEID; encoded by the exons ATGAGCTCGGTACGACCACTGAATGCCGCGCTGCAAGAGATTTGCATCAGGGAATTGAACGAGTTGCCCGCCCGTATGGCCCAGGACATTGAGGCTCTGCGGGATTGGGTGCTGAAGCAGCCACATCTGCGGGCCTGCACCGACGACCAGTTCCTGCTCGCCTTTCTGCGCGGCACCAAGTTCAGTCTGGAGCGGGCCAAGGAGAAGTTCGATCGGTTCTACACGCTGCAACGATCCATTCCCGAGGTATTCAATGAGCGGCGCTTAGCTACCGATCCCCAGGTGCTGGATATCGTAAGAATGGG AGTACTCCTTCAAATTCCCATGGATGCAGACGATCCGGGACCGCGGGTGACCATAATTCGCGCCGGTTCCTACGATACGAGCAAACACAAGTTCCAGGACATCATTCGCGTGGGTTCCATGTTCGGTGAGATCATGATGTTCGAGGACGACAACGCCACGGTCAGTGGCTATGTGGAGATAATGGACATGGCTGGCGTTACGGGGAGCCATCTCTTTGCCCTCCAGCCGCAGTTGCTCAGTAAGTTCTCCACATACGCGGATGAGGCGATGCCGACCCGCCAGAAGGGCATACACTTCATCAATGTTCCTGCGGCCTTTGAAACTGGATTCAATTCCCTGCGCTCCTTTTTCCCTGCCAAAATCAAGAGTCGG ATCTCGGTGAGCTCCGATCCGGCGGCCATATACGAGCTAGTGCGTCGCAAGTACTTGCCCCAAGAATATGGAGGAACTGGTGGTAATCTGCAGGATATAAGCCACACCATGGAAGCGAAATTGTCCAGCTATGGGCCCTACTTTCGCGAAAGCCAAAATTTCGGTGCCAATGACAAGTTGCGCGAGTTTGGAGACCATAAGCGAGGGAACCATCGCTCCTCCTTTGGCGCTGTGGGGTCGTTTCGGAAACTGGAAATAGACTAA
- the Ube4A gene encoding ubiquitination factor E4A, with amino-acid sequence MTSIEENPFAALLQEGANSDGVPHKLVEEVLLFTLNKASSSAVLCLADVVVETSEEMLSEDLVAHALFERLMLAETSQYAAGNASEMAMERRAMRYLKGAFTRCGLIQAERKIDCSKILALILNNASTCMRQPDLFAPQSFGAQWMEMFEQDEDEHDTSTQEFLIRVTCKVMEEVEPIEALGALKAIFYPVLTELQKNIAKLNLITMKKNTFWILGYFVRDKRAAVLGELLIDYTTPNPRASGSEYMDTLLGSLLCISILPKTQTGKYEFFQELSINQTDEALWALLSHHQQSIFLLVKQLLVLSPETKKKTLQWVGNCLDANVPRGHLWSSINASLEQTAHSTSSDAFMTNLTAVLVRLCAPLCMPSLKVLLVDPTYCAVPNKDRQAKGVSMLRAHAETCLLTSEEGEERLTAEKYNFVTEIFYMTHKCFELSNIPCIERFVRVLRELQNTQMAYGEIVNSDPNSEVAKNLFRMIRDQIQQVLTIKNTLAEPTNDMYLLKFFEASAIWLTEIAMLPREIYEQCLDKRDFSPQVFRNMELLSDTPPFVAPYMQSVPESIIDNISAFLNAARKLNGEQYINIYFSAHDAFFKMIILFMGSSALVKNPHLRAKLAEALEFLLPSRIMGSHRKTFVSHVFDNHPDRLKVVRSLLNVFVSIEMTGQSVQFEQKFNYRRPMYAIMEFLWTKPEHVQCFRDLAVEAEQNMDAIEPPIFLRFINLLINDAIFLLDESLSNLEQIKQLQQAQDNGEWESLPHTEREQHMTNLQHLGMLARFDNIIGRDTINLLKLLTSKIKSIFCHNSMVDRMAAMLNYFLLNLVGPKKERFKVKDKKEFEFDPAQTVIEISHIYINLSSDESFCLAVSQDGRSYSEQLFSYAENILIRIGGGQLIGDMSEFAVKVARMGAQYKEEQELLADAPEEYLDPIISTLMTDPVVLPSSKVTVDRSTIARHLLSDQTDPFNREPLTMDKVKSNEALKQEIESWIQGKREAARSNS; translated from the exons ATGACAAGCATCGAGGAGAATCCGTTCGCGGCTCTGCTGCAGGAGGGCGCCAACTCCGATGGCGTGCCGCACAAACTGGTCGAGGAGGTGCTCCTCTTCACGCTGAACAAGGCGTCCTCTTCCGCGGTCCTGTGCCTGGCCGACGTGGTGGTGGAGACCAGCGAGGAGATGCTAAGTGAGGACCTGGTGGCCCACGCCCTCTTTGAGCGCCTGATGCTGGCCGAGACCAGCCAGTATGCAGCGGGCAATGCCAGTGAAATGGCCATGGAGCGGCGAGCTATGCGTTACCTTAAAGGTGCCTTCACGCGATGCGGACTCATTCAGGCGGAGAGGAAAATCGATTGCTCCAAGATACTAGCGCTTATCCTAAACAATGCCAGCACCTGCATGCGCCAGCCGGACCTCTTTGCACCGCAATCCTTCGGTGCCCAGTGGATGGAGATGTTCGAGCAGGATGAGGATGAGCACGATACCAGCACGCAGGAGTTTTTGATACGCGTCACCTGCAAGGTGATGGAGGAGGTGGAGCCGATTGAGGCCCTGGGCgccctaaaggccatcttctACCCTGTGCTCACCGAGCTGCAGAAGAACATCGCCAAGCTGAACCTCATTACAATGAAGAAGAACACATTCTGGATCCTCGGATATTTCGTGCGCGACAAGCGAGCAGCTGTTCTTGGAGAGCTGCTAATTGACTACACCACTCCCAATCCCAGAGCTAGCG GTAGCGAATATATGGACACTTTGTTGGGCAGTCTACTGTGCATCTCAATCCTGCCCAAGACCCAAACAGGCAAATACGAGTTTTTCCAGGAGCTGTCAATAAACCAAACTGACGAAGCTCTGTGGGCTCTATTGTCGCATCACCAGCAGTCCATTTTCCTGCTGGTCAAGCAACTCCTCGTACTCTCACCcgaaacaaagaaaaagacgcTTCAATGGGTAGGCAATTGCCTGGATGCAAATGTGCCGCGTGGTCACCTATGGAGCAGCATCAATGCCAGCCTGGAGCAAACAGCTCACAGCACGTCAAGCGATGCCTTCATGACCAACCTGACTGCAGTTCTAGTTCGTCTCTGTGCTCCCCTATGTATGCCCTCGTTAAAG GTTCTCCTGGTGGACCCTACATATTGTGCAGTTCCCAACAAAGATCGGCAGGCGAAGGGCGTTAGTATGCTAAGGGCCCACGCCGAGACTTGCCTGCTCACCAGCGAAGAGGGCGAGGAGCGTTTGACGGCCGAAAAGTACAATTTCGTGACGGAGATCTTCTACATGACACACAAATGCTTCGAGCTCTCCAATATTCCGTGCATTGAGCGCTTCGTTCGGGTGCTGCGCGAGCTGCAAAACACGCAGATGGCGTACGGAGAGATCGTGAACAGCGATCCGAATAGCGAGGTGGCCAAAAACCTATTTCGCATGATAAGGGACCAGATACAGCAAGTGCTGACCATCAAGAACACGCTCGCCGAGCCCACCAATGACATGTACCTGTTGAAATTCTTCGAAGCTTCGGCTATTTGGCTCACTGAGATTGCCATGCTCCCGCGTGAGATTTACGAGCAGTGCCTGGACAAGCGCGACTTTTCCCCACAGGTTTTCCGCAACATGGAGCTGCTCTCAGACACACCGCCCTTTGTGGCACCCTATATGCAATCGGTGCCAGAGAGCATTATCGACAACATCTCGGCATTTTTGAATGCGGCCCGGAAACTAAACGGCGAACAATACATCAATATATATTTCTCTGCCCATGATGCCTTTTTCAAGATGATAATTCTATTCATGGGCAGCTCAGCGCTGGTCAAGAATCCTCACCTTCGGGCCAAACTGGCTGAAGCATTGGAATTTCTCTTGCCCTCACGGATTATGGGAAGCCATCGCAAGACTTTTGTCAGCCATGTCTTCGACAACCATCCGGATCGGTTGAAGGTGGTGCGCAGCCTGTTGAACGTTTTCGTAAGCATTGAGATGACTGGACAGTCAGTGCAAttcgaacaaaaattcaactATCGCCGGCCCATGTACGCTATAATGGAGTTCCTGTGGACCAAACCCGAGCACGTTCAGTGCTTTCGTGACCTGGCAGTCGAAGCGGAGCAGAATATGGATGCCATTGAGCCGCCCATATTTCTGCGCTTCATTAATCTGCTTATCAATGATGCCATCTTTCTGTTGGACGAGTCGTTGTCCAATCTGGAGCAGATCAAACAGCTTCAGCAGGCGCAGGACAATGGTGAGTGGGAAAGCCTACCGCACACTGAGCGTGAGCAGCACATGACGAACCTCCAGCACCTGGGCATGCTAGCTCGATTTGACAACATTATCGGTAGGGACACCATAAATCTCCTCAAGCTGCTCACCTCgaaaatcaaaagcattttctGCCACAACAGCATGGTCGATCGCATGGCAGCCATGCTGAATTATTTTCTGCTGAATTTGGTTGGCCCAAAGAAGGAGCGCTTCAAGGTAAAGGACAAGAAGGAGTTCGAATTCGATCCGGCTCAGACGGTGATCGAGATCTCTCACATCTACATCAACCTAAGCTCCGATGAGAGCTTCTGTTTGGCCGTATCGCAGGATGGACGTTcatacagcgaacagctcttcaGCTATGCCGAGAACATCCTGATCCGAATCGGAGGCGGCCAACTTATAGGCGACATGTCCGAGTTTGCTGTGAAGGTAGCGCGTATGGGTGCTCAATacaaggaggagcaggagctgctGGCTGATGCGCCGGAAGAGTACCTCGATCCGATTATCTCAACGCTTATGACCGACCCTGTGGTGCTGCCCAGCTCCAAGGTAACAGTGGATCGTTCCACCATCGCCCGTCATCTTCTGAGCGATCAGACCGATCCCTTTAACCGCGAACCGCTCACCATGGATAAGGTCAAGTCCAACGAGGCTCTGAAGCAGGAAATTGAGAGCTGGATTCAGGGCAAGCGGGAGGCGGCCCGCTCGAACAGTTGA